One region of Camelina sativa cultivar DH55 chromosome 6, Cs, whole genome shotgun sequence genomic DNA includes:
- the LOC104790117 gene encoding probable carboxylesterase 7 translates to MDSEIAFDRSPCYQVYKSGRIERLSGETTVPPSLTPQNGVVSKDVVVYSPEKNLSARLYVPEKVTDEKLPMLIYFHGGGFIIETAFSPTYHNFLTSAVAAANCLAISVDYRRAPEFPIPIPIPYEDSWDSLKWVFTHITGSGSETWINKHGDFGKVFLAGDSAGGNIAHHLTTRAKTERLCCDSLISGMILIHPYFWGKTPIDEFEVRDVIKSQKIEGSWGIASPNSKDGVDDPLINVVGSEDSDLSGLGCGKVLVMVAGDDLLVRQGLCYAAKLKKSGWDGEVEVMETKDESHVFHLKDSKSVNARQVVMKLAEFIN, encoded by the coding sequence ATGGATTCCGAAATCGCGTTCGACAGGTCTCCGTGTTACCAAGTCTACAAGAGTGGCCGCATCGAGCGTCTCTCAGGTGAAACAACCGTCCCACCATCACTTACCCCTCAAAATGGCGTCGTCTCGAAAGACGTCGTCGTCTACTCGCCGGAGAAAAACCTTTCCGCCCGCCTCTACGTCCCGGAGAAAGTCACGGATGAAAAGCTCCCGATGCTCATCTACTTCCACGGTGGTGGTTTCATCATAGAAACAGCTTTCTCTCCGACTTACCACAATTTCCTCACATCCGCAGTCGCCGCCGCTAACTGTTTAGCCATCTCAGTCGATTACCGCCGTGCACCGGAGTTTCCGATCCCGATCCCGATCCCGTACGAAGATTCATGGGATTCTCTCAAATGGGTCTTCACTCATATCACCGGATCCGGGTCGGAAACTTGGATAAACAAACACGGCGATTTCGGAAAGGTGTTTCTAGCCGGAGATAGCGCCGGTGGGAACATAGCTCATCATCTCACGACTCGAGCTAAAACAGAGAGACTTTGTTGTGATTCTTTAATCTCTGGGATGATCTTGATTCATCCATATTTTTGGGGGAAGACTCCAATAGATGAGTTTGAGGTTAGAGATGTAATCAAGAGCCAAAAGATTGAAGGAAGCTGGGGAATCGCGAGTCCGAATAGTAAAGACGGAGTTGATGATCCGTTGATCAATGTGGTCGGATCGGAAGACTCTGACTTATCAGGGTTAGGTTGTGGAAAGGTTCTGGTGATGGTAGCTGGAGATGATCTGTTAGTGAGACAAGGTTTGTGTTACGCGGCCAAGCTGAAGAAGAGTGGATGGGATGGCGAAGTTGAGGTCATGGAGACTAAAGATGAGAGCCATGTTTTTCAtttgaaggattctaagagtgTTAATGCTCGTCAAGTTGTGATGAAACTTGCtgagtttattaattaa
- the LOC104790118 gene encoding uncharacterized protein LOC104790118 gives MEELNKVYALYEARGLKCFGCNLGKNYFSDGHRCFRSGFFFHKDCAESKSKICNFYHPQHSLYIKVLAENEEAYGNCKLCRGNLSKMYYYCLICDFTIDLICAKKDVMITIESPNTHEHPLSLVPKMDLFTCHLCGLHGDRFPYACKLCNLSFHKDCAESTPEIKYSCHPKHILKRLTHVPKYTNGKCCLCGNKLHYIFYHCSICNFSVDVNCVKNPLPSTLVNFKAHEHLLTLMPQRNFICDACGMDDDPNPYVCLPCNFMIHRNCIDIPRVIKVYRHNHRIYYNHCLDVGDRKCGVCNKEINWTCGVYICSKCPDFAIHPRCATRFGIWDGIELEDVPETNLEVKSYEVIKAEEIKHFSHEKHNLKLKEESDAYDKCMSCKACKYPIYSGSFYSCMECDNYILHEKCAYLPQKKIDSFYNMLTTLITDDVRIFICNACQNVSQGFRYTSDDNKTILDVRCGSISEPFVHESHPFHSLYINHSTEDRVCNACGVNATMVLSCEECEFVLDIKCSVLPKIVKHKNDENHFLSLCYGEKTIEQYWCEICEEELNSEKWFYSCDDCGITNHIKCVLGDFIWINMEKDNESFPAYMVFNNRMNRPICFFCGSRCQFFSILKLYGKTCCSRLCFQNYFKMWDKISWD, from the coding sequence ATGGAAGAACTCAATAAAGTTTATGCACTTTACGAAGCGCGTGGGCtaaaatgttttggttgtaATCTTGGTAAAAACTATTTTAGCGATGGTCATCGTTGCTTTCGTTCTGGATTCTTCTTTCATAAGGACTGTGCCGAATCCAAATCAAAGATTTGCAACTTTTACCATCCACAACATTCTTTGTACATCAAGGTACTTGCAGAAAATGAAGAAGCCTATGGAAATTGCAAGCTTTGTAGAGGTAACTTGTCAAagatgtattattattgtttaatatGTGATTTTACCATTGATTTGATATGCGCAAAAAAAGATGTTATGATAACAATTGAGAGTCCGAATACCCATGAGCACCCTTTATCCCTTGTTCCAAAGATGGATTTGTTTACTTGTCATTTATGTGGATTGCATGGTGACCGGTTTCCTTATGCATGTAAGTTATGCAATTTGAGTTTTCACAAAGATTGTGCTGAATCCACACCGGAGATCAAGTATTCTTGTCATCCTAAACACATTCTTAAACGTCTCACACATGTTCCAAAGTACACTAATGGAAAATGTTGTTTGTGTGGAAACAAACTTCATTACATATTTTATCATTGCTCTATTTGCAATTTCAGTGTGGATGTCAATTGTGTAAAGAATCCACTCCCTTCCACTCTTGTTAACTTTAAAGCTCATGAGCATTTACTCACTCTTATGCCTCAACGGAATTTCATTTGCGACGCATGTGGAATGGATGATGACCCAAATCCATATGTATGTCTTCCATGTAATTTCATGATTCATCGAAATTGTATTGATATACCACGTGTCATAAAGGTCTATCGTCATAATCATCGTATTTATTACAATCATTGTCTTGACGTTGGAGATCGGAAATGTGGAGTGTGCAATAAAGAGATAAACTGGACATGTGGGGTTTACATTTGTTCAAAATGTCCTGATTTTGCCATTCATCCAAGATGTGCCACAAGGTTCGGGATTTGGGATGGGATTGAACTCGAAGACGTTCCAGAAACAAATCTAGAGGTAAAGTCATACGAGGTGATCAAAGCAGAAGAAATAAAGCATTTTAGTCACGAGAAGCATAATTTAAAGCTTAAAGAAGAGAGTGATGCTTATGACAAATGCATGTCGTGTAAAGCATGCAAGTATCCTATATATTCTGGCTCATTCTACAGTTGCATGGAATGTGATAATTATATTCTCCATGAAAAATGTGCTTATCTCCCACAAAAGAAAATAGATTCCTTCTATAACATGCTTACTACTCTAATCACAGATGATGTTCGCATATTCATTTGCAATGCTTGTCAAAACGTTTCTCAAGGCTTTCGTTACACAAGTGATGACAATAAGACTATCTTGGATGTGCGATGCGGTTCTATTTCTGAGCCTTTCGTCCATGAAAGTCATCCTTTTCATTCATTATACATCAACCACTCAACGGAAGATAGGGTTTGTAATGCTTGTGGAGTTAACGCTACGATGGTTTTGAGTTGCGAGGAGTGTGAATTTGTTTTAGACATCAAATGTTCTGTTTTACCAAAGATAGTTAAAcataaaaatgatgaaaatcATTTTCTGTCTTTATGCTATGGAGAAAAAACAATTGAACAATACTGGTGTGAGATATGCGAGGAAGAACTAAATTCAGAGAAATGGTTTTATTCATGTGATGACTGTGGTATCACTAATCACATCAAATGTGTACTCGGAGACTTCATATGGATCAATATGGAAAAAGATAATGAGTCATTCCCAGCTTATATGGTTTTCAATAATCGTATGAATCGAccaatttgtttcttttgtggttCTCGCTGTCAATTCTTTTCCATCTTAAAATTATATGGAAAAACATGTTGTTCTCGGCTATGTTTTCAAAACTACTTTAAAATGTGGGATAAGATATCCTGGGATTAG
- the LOC104790120 gene encoding ureide permease 1 isoform X2: protein MYMIESKGGAIACMLLALLFLGTWPAIMTLTERRGRLPQHTYLDYTLTNLLAAVIIALTLGEIGPSRPNFITQLSQDNWQSVMFAMAGGIVLSLGNLATQYAWAYVGLSVTEVITASITVVIGTTLNYFLDDRINRAEVLFPGVACFLIAVCFGSAVHKSNAADNKSKLQDFKSLETASSFEIENKSSNNELSKGKAKEGTAAFLIEIEKQRAIKVFGKSTIIGLAITFFAGICFSLFSPAFNLATNDQWHTLKHGVPKLNVYTAFFYFSVSAFVIALILNIRFLYWPILGLPRSSFKAYLNDWNGRGWSFLAGFLCGFGNGLQFMGGQAAGYAAADAVQALPLVSTFWGILLFGEYRRSSRRTYTLLISMLLMFIVAIAVLMASSGHRK from the exons atgtaTATGATTGAGAGCAAAGGAGGAGCAATTGCATGTATGCTCTTGGCTCTGCTCTTCTTAGGGACATGGCCAGCTATCATGACTCTGACCGAAAGACGCGGTCGACTTCCTCAACACACTTATCTTGACTACACACTCACAAATCTGTTAGCTGCTGTGATCATAGCGTTGACACTAGGTGAAATAGGTCCAAGCAGACCCAATTTCATCACACAGCTTTCTCAA GATAATTGGCAGTCAGTGATGTTTGCAATGGCTGGAGGAATAGTTCTTAGCCTTGGAAACTTAGCAACACAATATGCTTGGGCTTATGTTGGTTTATCAGTTACTGAAGTCATCACAGCTAGTATCACTGTTGTTATTG GCACAACTTTGAACTATTTCTTGGACGATAGAATCAACAGAGCTGAGGTCCTTTTCCCTGGCGTCGCTTGTTTCTTGATCGCTGTTTGTTTCGGCTCAGCTGTTCATAAATCAAATGCTGCtgataacaaatctaaactccAAGATTTCAAAAG TCTAGAGACTGCTTCTTCCTtcgaaattgaaaacaaatctTCAAACAACGAGTTATCGAAAGGGAAAGCGAAAGAAGGGACTGCAGCTTTTCTCATAGAGATTGAGAAACAAAGAGCCATCAAG GTCTTTGGGAAAAGTACAATAATTGGATTGGCGATAACTTTCTTTGCTGGTATCTGCTTTTCTCTGTTCTCACCTGCATTCAACTTAGCTACAAACGATCAATGGCACACTTTGAAACATGGAGTTCCAAAACTCAATGTGTACACTGCCTTCTTCTACTTCTCAGTCTCTGCGTTTGTGATTGCTCTCATACTAAACATCAGGTTTCTCTATTGGCCTATACTTGGTCTTCCAAGATCTTCTTTCAAGGCTTATCTAAATGATTGGAACGGGCGAGGCTGGTCTTTCTTGGCTGGATTTCTCTGTGGATTTGGCAATGGCCTTCAGTTCATGGGCGGTCAAGCCGCAGGATATGCAGCTGCAGACGCTGTTCAGGCACTTCCACTTGTGAGTACATTTTGGGGGATATTGTTGTTTGGAGAATACAGGAGATCATCAAGAAGAACATATACACTTCTCATCAGTATGCTTCTTATGTTCATAGTAGCTATTGCGGTTCTTATGGCCTCGTCGGGACATAGAAAATGA
- the LOC104790120 gene encoding ureide permease 1 isoform X1, which yields MYMIESKGGAIACMLLALLFLGTWPAIMTLTERRGRLPQHTYLDYTLTNLLAAVIIALTLGEIGPSRPNFITQLSQDNWQSVMFAMAGGIVLSLGNLATQYAWAYVGLSVTEVITASITVVIGTTLNYFLDDRINRAEVLFPGVACFLIAVCFGSAVHKSNAADNKSKLQDFKRFGKTFTTRYFIILRFGTNIVLCFSLETASSFEIENKSSNNELSKGKAKEGTAAFLIEIEKQRAIKVFGKSTIIGLAITFFAGICFSLFSPAFNLATNDQWHTLKHGVPKLNVYTAFFYFSVSAFVIALILNIRFLYWPILGLPRSSFKAYLNDWNGRGWSFLAGFLCGFGNGLQFMGGQAAGYAAADAVQALPLVSTFWGILLFGEYRRSSRRTYTLLISMLLMFIVAIAVLMASSGHRK from the exons atgtaTATGATTGAGAGCAAAGGAGGAGCAATTGCATGTATGCTCTTGGCTCTGCTCTTCTTAGGGACATGGCCAGCTATCATGACTCTGACCGAAAGACGCGGTCGACTTCCTCAACACACTTATCTTGACTACACACTCACAAATCTGTTAGCTGCTGTGATCATAGCGTTGACACTAGGTGAAATAGGTCCAAGCAGACCCAATTTCATCACACAGCTTTCTCAA GATAATTGGCAGTCAGTGATGTTTGCAATGGCTGGAGGAATAGTTCTTAGCCTTGGAAACTTAGCAACACAATATGCTTGGGCTTATGTTGGTTTATCAGTTACTGAAGTCATCACAGCTAGTATCACTGTTGTTATTG GCACAACTTTGAACTATTTCTTGGACGATAGAATCAACAGAGCTGAGGTCCTTTTCCCTGGCGTCGCTTGTTTCTTGATCGCTGTTTGTTTCGGCTCAGCTGTTCATAAATCAAATGCTGCtgataacaaatctaaactccAAGATTTCAAAAGGTTTGGAAAAACATTCACAACTAGATACTTTATTATACTTCGGTTTGGTACTAatattgttctttgtttcagTCTAGAGACTGCTTCTTCCTtcgaaattgaaaacaaatctTCAAACAACGAGTTATCGAAAGGGAAAGCGAAAGAAGGGACTGCAGCTTTTCTCATAGAGATTGAGAAACAAAGAGCCATCAAG GTCTTTGGGAAAAGTACAATAATTGGATTGGCGATAACTTTCTTTGCTGGTATCTGCTTTTCTCTGTTCTCACCTGCATTCAACTTAGCTACAAACGATCAATGGCACACTTTGAAACATGGAGTTCCAAAACTCAATGTGTACACTGCCTTCTTCTACTTCTCAGTCTCTGCGTTTGTGATTGCTCTCATACTAAACATCAGGTTTCTCTATTGGCCTATACTTGGTCTTCCAAGATCTTCTTTCAAGGCTTATCTAAATGATTGGAACGGGCGAGGCTGGTCTTTCTTGGCTGGATTTCTCTGTGGATTTGGCAATGGCCTTCAGTTCATGGGCGGTCAAGCCGCAGGATATGCAGCTGCAGACGCTGTTCAGGCACTTCCACTTGTGAGTACATTTTGGGGGATATTGTTGTTTGGAGAATACAGGAGATCATCAAGAAGAACATATACACTTCTCATCAGTATGCTTCTTATGTTCATAGTAGCTATTGCGGTTCTTATGGCCTCGTCGGGACATAGAAAATGA
- the LOC104790119 gene encoding ureide permease 1-like, producing the protein MYVIESKGGAITCMLLALLFLGTWPAIMTLTERRGRLPQHTYLDFTLTNLLAAIIIAFTLGEISPSRPNFITQLSQDNWQSVMFAMAGGISLSLGTLATQYAWAFVGLSVTEVITASITVVIGTTLNYFLDDRINRAEIIFPGIACFLIAVCFGSAVHKSNAADNKSKLQDFKSLETTSSFQTDTNPETNGLAKKGTAAFLIELEKQRAIKVFGKSTIIGLVLTFFAGVCISLISPAVSLATNDQWHTLKNGVPKLNVYTAYFYFSVSAFVIALILNIRFLYWPILGLPRSSFKAYLNDWNGRGLSFLAGFLCGFGDGLQFMGGQAAGYAAAGAVQALPLVSTFWGIMLFGEYRRSSIKTYILLICMLFMFIVAVAVLMASSGHRK; encoded by the exons ATGTATGTGATAGAGAGCAAAGGTGGAGCAATCACTTGTATGCTCTTGGCTCTGCTCTTCTTAGGGACATGGCCAGCTATCATGACTCTAACCGAAAGACGCGGTCGACTTCCTCAACACACTTACCTTGACTTCACACTCACAAACCTGTTAGCTGCGATTATCATAGCGTTTACACTAGGCGAAATAAGTCCAAGCAGACCAAATTTCATCACACAACTTTCTCAA GATAATTGGCAGTCTGTGATGTTTGCAATGGCTGGAGGAATTTCTCTTAGCCTTGGAACCTTAGCAACACAATATGCTTGGGCGTTTGTTGGTTTATCAGTCACTGAAGTCATCACAGCTAGTATCACTGTTGTTATAG GAACAACTTTGAACTATTTCTTGGATGATAGAATCAACAGAGCTGAGATCATTTTCCCAGGCATCGCTTGTTTCTTAATCGCTGTCTGTTTCGGGTCAGCCGTTCATAAATCAAATGCAGCTGATAATAAATCCAAACTCCAAGATTTCAAAAG TTTAGAGACTACTTCTTCCTTCCAAACAGACACAAATCCTGAAACCAACGGTTTAGCAAAAAAAGGGACTGCAGCTTTTCTTATAGAGCTTGAGAAACAAAGAGCCATCAAG GTTTTTGGTAAAAGCACAATAATTGGACTGGTGTTAACATTCTTTGCTGGCGTATGTATCTCTTTAATCTCACCAGCAGTTAGTTTAGCGACAAATGATCAGTGGCACACTTTGAAAAATGGGGTTCCAAAACTTAATGTTTACACAGCCTATTTCTACTTCTCAGTTTCTGCATTTGTGATTGCTCTGATACTTAACATCAGATTTCTATATTGGCCTATACTTGGTCTCCCAAGATCTTCTTTCAAGGCTTACTTAAATGACTGGAACGGTCGAGGCTTGTCTTTCTTGGCTGGATTTCTCTGTGGATTTGGTGATGGTCTTCAGTTTATGGGCGGTCAAGCCGCTGGCTATGCTGCTGCAGGCGCTGTTCAG GCACTTCCACTTGTGAGCACTTTTTGGGGGATAATGCTGTTTGGAGAATACAGGAGATCatcaataaaaacatatatacttctTATATGTATGCTTTTTATGTTCATAGTGGCAGTCGCGGTTCTGATGGCCTCATCGGGGCATAGAAAATGA
- the LOC104790121 gene encoding magnesium transporter MRS2-5-like — MGDQLDPFSVSNLPDFISSQKIGRPVNHLEGQNNRGHPFSGLKKRGQSSRSWVKIDQDGNSAVLELDKATIMKRCSLPSRDLRLLDPLFIYPSSILGRERAIVVSLEKIRCIITAEEVILMNARDASVVQYQSELCKRLQSNQHLNLIDDLPFEFKALELVLELSCLSLDAQVNELEMEVYPVLDELATNISTLNLEHVRRLKGRLLTLTQKVQKVCDEIEHLMDDDADMAEMYLTEKKERAEAHASEDLGDNIGEDFDSSGIVSKSAPVSPVGSTSGNFGKLQRAFSSIVGSHRSLLSSSSSGENIDQLEMLLEAYFVVVDNTLSKLSSLKEYIDDTEDLINIKLGNVQNQLIQFQLLLTAATFVAAIFAAVTAVFGMNLQDSVFQNPTTFQYVLLITGVACGLLYFGFVLYFKHKKVFPL, encoded by the exons ATGGGAGACCAGCTGGATCCATTTTCGGTTTCTAATCTTCCGGATTTCATATCCTCGCAAAAAATTGGTAGACCGGTTAATCATCTAGAAGGACAAAATAACCGTGGGCATCCGTTTTCTGGCCTCAAGAAGAGAGGCCAATCTAGTCGTTCTTGGGTGAAGATTGATCAAGATGGGAACTCGGCGGTTTTGGAGCTTGACAAGGCGACTATAATGAAGCGTTGTTCCTTACCATCTAGGGATTTGAGACTACTTGACCCTTTGTTTATCTACCCTTCGAGTATTTTGGGACGTGAGAGAGCGATAGTGGTCAGCCTTGAGAAGATCAGGTGTATAATCACAGCTGAAGAGGTTATTCTCATGAATGCTAGGGATGCATCTGTTGTTCAGTACCAGTCTGAATTGTGTAAACGTCTCCAATCGAACCAACACTTAAATCTTATAG ATGATTTGCCCTTTGAATTTAAAGCCTTGGAGTTGGTTTTAGAATTGTCTTGCTTGTCTTTAGATGCACAG GTAAATGAGCTTGAGATGGAGGTGTATCCTGTTCTTGATGAACTAGCCACTAACATCAGTACCCTTAATCTAGAACACGTGCGCAGGCTAAAAGGCCGTCTTCTTACCTTAACACAGAAAGTTCAGAAG GTTTGTGATGAAATAGAACATTTAATGGATGATGATGCTGACATGGCTGAGATGTACTTGactgagaaaaaagaaagagctgAAGCTCATGCGTCAGAGGATCTAGGAGATAACATTGGTGAGGACTTTGACTCTTCCGGAATAGTTTCGAAGTCTGCGCCGGTTTCACCTGTGGGGTCAACAAGTGGAAACTTTGGGAAGCTTCAGAGAGCTTTTAGCAGTATTGTTGGCTCACATAGAAGCTTATTAAGCTCCTCTAGCAGCGGAGAGAACATCGATCAActagagatgttactagaagcTTACTTCGTCGTTGTTGATAACACTCTGAGCAAATTATCATCG CTGAAAGAGTATATAGATGATACAGAGGACCTGATCAACATTAAACTG GGGAATGTGCAGAATCAGTTAATTCAGTTTCAACTGCTTCTCACCGCAGCAACCTTTGTGGCTGCCATTTTTGCCGCTGTAACCGCTGTCTTCGGGATGAATTTGCAAGACTCTGTTTTCCAGAATCCGACGACTTTTCAGTATGTTTTGCTGATAACAGGTGTAGCATGCGGATTattgtattttggttttgtgttataCTTCAAGCACAAAAAAGTATTCCCTCTCTGA
- the LOC104790122 gene encoding uncharacterized protein DDB_G0271670-like — MESEHEEDVLSKPKHDEDGNKEGSLGDGENGDADGEHKMIFSEETGSVIIHSEAHSRSSSSSSSSSSSSSYLSPPKDLPEDGIESSNEPEISSPPVQVMDRDDDDDNGNYDPNRIPSSVFERSKSNIPAEWSCTSNESLFSIHLGRNSFTADLMKSGELYKSGELLAYSPALPMPPPPGSEPKPVVEEPKVVDSRKEEEVVLVEDAHTSSSDEEEEEKRESHEKEQQPAVSWKTPSTSYHSNQSSNSAHSFSFPILAGAASDSRKVETEEQKKQAQEAKQPQESEKPADAANQKQSMCRWFSCFPPCPWCCSSCSCA; from the exons ATGGAGTCTGAACATGAAGAAGATGTgttatcaaaaccaaaacatgatGAAGATGGAAACAAGGAAGGTTCATTAGGAGATGGAGAAAATGGAGATGCTGATGGTGAGcataaaatgatattttcagAGGAAACAGGAAGTGTCATCATTCACTCAGAAGCACattcaagatcatcatcatcttcttcatcttcatcgtcatcttcttcatatttATCGCCACCAAAAGATCTACCTGAAGACGGCATAGAATCATCGAATGAACCGGAGATTTCTTCACCTCCTGTTCAAGTAATGGAtagggatgatgatgatgataacggAAACTATGACCCGAATAGGATTCCATCTTCGGTTTTCGAGAGAAGCAAATCGAATATACCAGCTGAATGGAGCTGTACTTCGAACGAATCTCTCTTCAGCATTCATTTAGGACGCAACAGTTTCACTGCTGATTTGATGAAATCAGGCGAGCTCTATAAATCAGGAGAGTTACTCGCGTACAGTCCCGCACTTCCTATGCCTCCTCCACCAGGATCAGAACCAAAACCAGTCGTAGAAGAACCGAAAGTTGTTGATtcgagaaaggaagaagaagttgtacTAGTAGAAGATGCACATACATCTTcatctgatgaagaagaggaagagaagagagaaagccATGAGAAAGAACAACAACCAGCTGTTTCTTGGAAAACTCCTTCAACTTCTTACCATTCTAACCAAAGCTCAAACAGCGCCCATTCCTTCTCTTTCCCAAT ctTGGCAGGAGCTGCAAGTGATTCAAGAAAGGTAGAAACAGAGGAGCAGAAGAAACAAGCACAAGAAGCAAAACAGCCACAAGAGTCAGAAAAACCAGCAGATGCAGCAAATCAAAAGCAGTCAATGTGTAGGTGGTTCTCATGTTTTCCTCCATGTCCTTGGTGTTGCTCTTCCTGCTCTTGTGCTTGA
- the LOC104790123 gene encoding ras GTPase-activating protein-binding protein 2, whose amino-acid sequence MTTESNAPLVDPGTVGNAFVQKYYTHLYESPAEVHKFYLENSGLLRPGLDGEMVPIKSLKGINDQIMSIDYKNSEIEILTADSQPSLKNGVVTLVTGLVIGKDGGRRKFSQSFFLVPRNGSYFVLNDTFRYVSDVIAVPEATKEVEETPQVIEPTKSVTEAAKETVEAVVVPTQAKTTVSKPANVPNVTKAAEAKLQEEAPKKSFASILVQSLAQNGNSFHVTASPTKPKRVEKPTVAPETKAKAPSPIPGQASAKTIEQPAKGSSSVFVANLPLDATIEQLYETFKGFGAIRKDGIQVRSYPEQKNCFGFVAFENGEAIKNVFLAHKESPIIVGNRRASIEEKRGGSNNQNGSRSSARSNGGYYRNENGYRNDGYKPRGNGVNGGRGYGRRNSETDGDGKAHQNNGHGNTGAKN is encoded by the exons ATGACAACTGAATCAAACGCTCCGTTAGTAGATCCAGGCACTGTGGGCAATGCCTTTGTTCAGAAGTACTATACCCACCTTTATGAATCACCCGCAGAAGTTCACAAATTCTATCTCGAGAACAGTGGGCTTTTACGGCCAGGTCTCGATGGTGAGATGGTTCCTATCAAATCCTTGAAA GGTATTAATGATCAGATCATGTCCATTGACTACAAAAACTCGGAGATCGAGATTCTGACTGCTGATTCTCAACCATCTTTAAAGAATGGTGTTGTGACTCTAGTCACGGGTTTAGTGATTGGAAAAGATGGAGGAAGAAGGAAGTTTTCTCAAAGTTTCTTTCTTGTGCCTCGCAATGGAAGCTACTTTGTGCTGAATGATACCTTTAGGTATGTGTCTGATGTGATTGCTGTACCAGAAGCTACCAAGGAGGTTGAGGAGACTCCTCAAGTAATCGAGCCAACAAAGAGTGTCACCG AGGCTGCAAAGGAAACTGTAGAGGCGGTTGTTGTCCCTACTCAAGCTAAAACTACGGTGTCAAAACCTGCAAATGTCCCCAATGTCACTAAAGCTGCTGAAGCCAAACTTCAAGAGGAGGCTCCCAAGAAATCCTTTGCATCAATTCTT GTCCAATCTCTGGCTCAAAACGGAAATTCATTCCATGTTACAGCTTCACCAACTAAGCCTAAACGTGTCGAGAAACCGACTGTTGCTCCTGAGACTAAGGCTAAGGCTCCTTCCCCAATTCCTGGACAGGCTTCTGCTAAAACCATTGAACAGCCAG CCAAGGGTAGTAGTTCCGTATTTGTTGCAAACTTGCCTTTGGATGCGACTATCGAGCAACTCTATGAAACATTCAAAGGTTTTGGAGCTATTAGAAAAGATGGTATCCAAGTCAGAAGTTACCCG GAACAAAAGAACTGTTTCGGGTTTGTGGCATTCGAAAATGGTGAAGCAATAAAAAATGTCTTCCTG GCTCACAAGGAATCTCCAATCATAGTTGGGAACCGAAGAGCATCTATTGAAGAAAAGCGAG GAGGTAGCAACAATCAAAATGGCAGCAGATCGTCTGCACGAAGCAACGGTGGTTACTATAGGAATGAGAATGGTTACAGAAACGATGGATACAAACCTCGGGGCAATGGTGTCAATGGAGGACGAGGCTATGGCAGACGGAACAGTGAGACTGATGGGGATGGTAAAGCACACCAGAACAACGGCCATGGCAATACTGGGGCCAAAAACTAG